The nucleotide window CCCCCACCTCTTGGCCAAGGATCCTTGGTTCGCCCTGCCCGAACCACCGCCGATGGGCAGCATCGGCGGGCCGCCACCGAGCACAGTGCGACCGGCCGATCGGCGCACGGAGCGGTCGATACCCATGGCGATAGGGCTCTTTGGTTGACGACGCGGGACGCCCGGTGCGGATGCCGTCGTAAGGCAGACATCTCACCGATCAGCGCCGAGTCGACACGCCAACCCGGCGATCGACGCCCACGGAACCGCTGTCCTCGGGCGAACCTAGCCCTGAGCCCCGCCGTCGGCACCGGACATTGTCCGGTGTCCCCAGACCTCGACACCTTCCACGATCGCGATACCGGCCATGATGAGCCCGGCGACAGGGACCGCCCACCACCAGCCGAGCCAGGTGTCGAGGCCCCCGCCGAGCAGGGCGATAGCCGCGGCGTAGGCGCACATCAATGTCTCGACGGCGTCCGCGATGAGAGTGCGACTCCCCAATGACTGTCCGGTACGGCGTTTCGAGAACGACAGGACCGGCATGACCGCCAATGCGGCGGCGGAGATCACGAGGCCCGGTACGGAGTGTTCGGGGTGCTCGTTGCCGATGAGCTCATGAACACTCTCGACGAGGAGGTAGACGGCGCTGGCGAAGAGCGCCATCCCGATCAGGCGGATGGCCCGGGTCTCGCGATCCACATCGACGCCGCGCAGCTGCCAGATGACGATCGCCGCGGAGAACAACTCGATCCCGGAGTCCAGGCCCAGTCCGATCAAGGCGACCGAGGAGGCGAAGACACCGGCCGTGAGTGCGACGGCGGCCACGATGACGGTCCAGATGATGCTGGTACCCAAGAGCACGAATCCCTTGCGTCGCAGCCGATCTAGATCGATCTCAGTCATGACGGCAGCCCGCGCAGCATGAGAACTCAGAGATCTCCGGGAATCTCGCCGTCCCGGATTGCGGCACAGAGGCGCTCGTGATCGCGCACGGTCTGATCGGCGTAGGCGACGGCGAAATCGGTGACCGCGCGGATGAAGACGTTGCCCTTGCCGATGTAGCCGCTGATCGCAGCGGGATCGCCGCTGCGGGCATGGGCACGCGCGAGCGTCCACCCGCACAGGTCGCCGAGCAGCGTCAGGGAGTCTTCGTCGATGCCGTCGGTGTCGAGCTTGCCCTTCATGTCCCAGAGCTGCCGCACGTAGTAGTCGACACCTTCGACCTGGCCGCGCGTCCACCCCAGGAAGATGTCGCCGGCCGCCTGGATGAGTCGTTGGCCCTGGACCACCCGCTGGCCGTGATGGCGGTAGCGGCTCGGTCCGGCGTACGGCTCGAGCACCGAGGTCCCGGCCTGCTTCACCTGCAGGACGAGCAGGTCGTCGCCACCGTCGAAGAGCACCACCCAGCACCGGGTGCCGACGCTGCCCACACCGACCACCTTCATCGCGTAGTCGACCAGTTCGTAGCGATCGAAGAGGACCTGCATATGGGGCGGGAGTGTGCTGCGGTAGGCCTTCGCCGTCTGCGCCACGAGGTCGTCGTCCCGGTCGGTGTGGAAGAGCTCCGGCGGATCATCGATCAGCCGGGGAACCCCGTCGACCCTGGTGGTGAGCCGGCGTACGGCCCGCAGGTGGTCCTTCTTGCGCGCCTTCCGGATCCGTCGCATCGCCCGGCGGTAGTGCTCCGCGTCGATTTCGGCCCGCTTCAGGATCCCGCCCAGTTCGACGCTGTCGAGGTGGGAATACCAGACGTCGAGCCACGACTCGAGCGCGTAGGTGGCCATCCGGCTCTCGTATTCGCGGGTGATGCTGTCCGCCACGCGTCGGTACGCCGCCGTGGAGAACCCGTTGTGCCGGGCGACCACCACGGCGCTCGCCACGAGTCGCTTGAGGTCCCATTCGAACGGCGCGGGCAGTGTCTCGTCGAAGTCGTTGAGGTCGAAGTTGAGCTTGCGTTCGGGGGTTCCGAGCAGCCGGAAGTTGCCGATGTGTGCATCGCCGCAGGACTGGACCCGCAGACCGGACTGCGCGGTGGTGGCGAGGTCGGAGGCCATCACGCCCGCCGATCCCCGGAGGAAGCCGAACGGCGACGCCGCCATCCGGGTGTGCCGGAGCCCGAGGAGGTCGGGCACCCGCTCGGACTCGGCGCCTCTTAGCACCTGGACGGGATCGGTCCGGGAGTCCGGTGGGCGCCATTCTCCGTGCGCCGAGCGGGGAACCTCGGAACGGATCGCTCGGCCGGCCGCACGCCGATCTGCTGCACTGGGACGGCTCATCACACACCCCCGCACCTCGGTCTACTGCTGATCATGTCTCCCGCCGGGCACCTGGTCGAGGAAAACGAGAGTTAACCGCTGCACTAATTTCTGACCCTAGGATCCCGGCAGTGACCTGGCACCCGCGCTGAGGAGGAGGCGACTGTGGGCTCGATCGGCGGCTACCGGCTGGCATCGGTACACACGTTCGAGGTCGTGAGCCGCTACCCGCGGACGGTGGGCCGCAATGCGCGGCTCGGCGCACACGGGGACGGCCCGACGAGCACGGCGGTGGCCGTGACGACCGACGACGGGACGACCGGCTGGGGGCTCGCCCTCGGTCCGGTCGAGCCGACCCGGGCGCTCGTCGGCCGGCCGATCGACGAGCTGATCGACCCGTCGATCGGAGTGGTCGAGGGGACGGCGCTGCCGTTGGACTACGCGTTGCACGACCTGGCCGGGATGATTCTCGGGTTGCCGGTGCACGATTTGCTCGGCGGAGCCGGCGAGCGCGTCCTGGCCTGTTACGACGGGGCGATCTACCTCGACGACCTCGACGTCACACCCGACCGGGCCGTCGACACGGTGCTGGCCAACTGCGCTGCCGACCACGCCGCCGGATACCGCTCGTTCAAGTTGAAGATCGGCCGTGGACACCGCTGGATGGACGGCGCGGCCGGGCTCGCGCGCGACATCGAGGTCACCCGCGCGGTGCGCGCGGCGTACCCGGACGCCGATCTCCTCGCCGACGCCAACGACGGGTTCACCGTTGCCGACGCCCTGCAGTATCTGCAGGCGGTGCAGGACTGCGAGCTGTTCTGGTTGGAGGAGCCCTTCCTCGAGGACCGCGCGGACCTGGCCCGCCTTCGTGCGTTCCTGCGCGACACAGCCGCGCCGACACTCGTGGCCGACGGCGAGGCCCGGCCGGATGTCGCAGCACTCCTGCCGCTGGCCGCGGACGGACTGATCGACGTGTTACTGATGGACGTCGTGTCCTACGGGCTGACGGCGTGGCGGAAGATCATGCCGGCGGTGCTCGACGCCGGGGT belongs to Mycobacteriales bacterium and includes:
- a CDS encoding cation transporter, whose product is MTEIDLDRLRRKGFVLLGTSIIWTVIVAAVALTAGVFASSVALIGLGLDSGIELFSAAIVIWQLRGVDVDRETRAIRLIGMALFASAVYLLVESVHELIGNEHPEHSVPGLVISAAALAVMPVLSFSKRRTGQSLGSRTLIADAVETLMCAYAAAIALLGGGLDTWLGWWWAVPVAGLIMAGIAIVEGVEVWGHRTMSGADGGAQG
- a CDS encoding DUF2252 domain-containing protein; the protein is MPDLLGLRHTRMAASPFGFLRGSAGVMASDLATTAQSGLRVQSCGDAHIGNFRLLGTPERKLNFDLNDFDETLPAPFEWDLKRLVASAVVVARHNGFSTAAYRRVADSITREYESRMATYALESWLDVWYSHLDSVELGGILKRAEIDAEHYRRAMRRIRKARKKDHLRAVRRLTTRVDGVPRLIDDPPELFHTDRDDDLVAQTAKAYRSTLPPHMQVLFDRYELVDYAMKVVGVGSVGTRCWVVLFDGGDDLLVLQVKQAGTSVLEPYAGPSRYRHHGQRVVQGQRLIQAAGDIFLGWTRGQVEGVDYYVRQLWDMKGKLDTDGIDEDSLTLLGDLCGWTLARAHARSGDPAAISGYIGKGNVFIRAVTDFAVAYADQTVRDHERLCAAIRDGEIPGDL
- a CDS encoding enolase C-terminal domain-like protein → MGSIGGYRLASVHTFEVVSRYPRTVGRNARLGAHGDGPTSTAVAVTTDDGTTGWGLALGPVEPTRALVGRPIDELIDPSIGVVEGTALPLDYALHDLAGMILGLPVHDLLGGAGERVLACYDGAIYLDDLDVTPDRAVDTVLANCAADHAAGYRSFKLKIGRGHRWMDGAAGLARDIEVTRAVRAAYPDADLLADANDGFTVADALQYLQAVQDCELFWLEEPFLEDRADLARLRAFLRDTAAPTLVADGEARPDVAALLPLAADGLIDVLLMDVVSYGLTAWRKIMPAVLDAGVAASPHAWGDPLKTLYAAQIGAGLGNVLTVEGVPGTVVGVDTGGYRLESGRLQVPMTAGFGIPLPDGALPD